GTGGCAGCACAGCGAGCAAGGCTGCACCCGTCCGTACTCCATCAATTGTGATAGACATAACCACTACTACGGCCACAATTACGACCGGCACGACCTCCGCCAAGGATGCAGCGTACGGACGACCAACGGAAAAGCGGAACGCACCGTCGAAGGACACGCAGGCGAAAGGTGCCGGTGGCAAAGGaagcaacaccaccaacacgaACGCATCCCCCAAAACAATGGTTGCAAGCAATAATGCTAACAATAGAACCGTGAAGCAGGAATAGCTTCCCCAACGGTCGATAACGTCCGATTGATGGAGAtgggttcatttttttttaaattattatcaacAGAACAGAAATTCATCATACTGTTGGATGGTGATGGAGGATTGAGAGCTGTCAGTTGGtacaataataatacaaaGGGCCAACTGACAGCTTCATTGTGTATTCCTCtccctcctcccctcccccccccccccccctaaaATGACCCCAAACgtgttggaaaatgttggATTTCATTAGGATGATAGGCTGATAATATTATAGTACCGGTGCACACGAGGCTAGGCGGGTTGCACCAGACGCTCAAACTGATTCGAAATCGTGAGGTAGAAATGGGAGGTTAAAAAACATATACACATTTAgtagaaaacaatcaaaaaaacccattttgATGCCGCTAGGTGGCGGCAGTTTAGATAGTAAGTTTTGCTATAATGCTAAGATGCTATAATATCGGCACAAAAACGTATCCCCCAGCATAATGTGCTTTCGGTGTCAgattttaagtttttttttgtaaaacaagtTCGTTCGGTGTTCTGTTTCCagagattgagagagagagagagagagagaaagatagaatGAGAGTTAGAGGGAAGGATACAAAAATTGTCAGCAGTCGTTCCTTACGGTATTCGATTTAAAACCCCGCACAAGCGTCATCACCCTACGAAGGGTTAATTTTGTGTATCACAAATGTGAAGTTACCAGCGTGATCGAgacagagggagagagagagaacgagagaacgagagaaatGTTTGGCTAGGTTTAGCTTGATGCTTTATGGCGTTGTTTGTAATGCATTTCTGGGGTCGAAGCGATCAAGCTACGATATCATGCCTGCGGGTTGTTAAAAGAAGCATAAGGAATATTTAAGACCTTTGTGCTTGTCGATGTGTTGTTACGCCAGTATGAATTATAGCTTGACAGGCCATGATTGAACAGCGATGGCGCGTGAAGCCAAACGAAGCAAAGCTATATCCACACGTGTGCGCAAAACGCACTTATATTTACACTGATCAGAACCCCCTTGGCACGTGTACCGTGAgcgtaaaattaaacacatcaAACCTTCGCACGGATCGGACTGCTGGTAGCGATATTGGCATCTTtcgattgttattgttttgcccGCTAAGTGCGCCCCCGAAGCGAAGCGAACGTTTAGCGATGGGCAACAGGGCGCGTTTATAGCTGGTTGAAGGGTCAAACCGAGCAGGTGTTGGAAGGTGATTTTAAAAGTGGCGCAAAGCAGCTGTATCGTACGCTTGTGGAATGTGGCTATCGTGTGGGCAAATGAAAGTTATttaagagaaagaaaaatatatatatatatacacacacacatactcgcGACCATTTTGGATTTCATCCCCCGTTGCACAGTCCTGCTTCCGTTACGCTAAAGAAGGGCTTAGAATTACAACCGACGCCGGAGATCGGTGATGGTTGTAAGGCAATAATGCAAGGATAAGTGTTTTTTGGGAGTGGAAATTGCAGTGACCGATTGTTTAGCAGGTTCGTAGTACAAAAGGCGTTTGAATGATAGAACGGTTCATATTTGCTATTGTTGGCGTAGTTGTTGCGTTGGCTCAGGGTGTGCAGAATGTGCCAGGGGAAAACCGCACACCAGCACACATCCGGACCCATGAGGGCACGTGTATGGAatgatatatttatatttagctattttataaattttattttgatatataaaacacagaaaacaaaaaaacccgaacgCGTGAAGACGGTCAAAATAAAGCTTATACCGAAACCCGAGGAGGAACTGCCCGGTCATTTTAATCGGCAAGACACCGAGCATCCGAAAGAATCCGAGtgttttatgattgttttttttttagtcgtTTCATATCAAACGAAtttgacattatttttaaagtaaagACTAAcgaaaaacatgcaaatttcATGAAGAAATGCTATAATCGTAAtaatgcgcctaaatgtatgcaatctgtgtataaaattttaaattttctgaacaaaattacacgcaatggccctttttttttatttttaaaatgtgtattgcctgatactaaaaaaaatatatgtaagAATAGATAATTTATCTAAAAATTtactatttaattaaaattatttgaaatacaTTCGTTAACCttacaacaaacaaccacagCGATAAATGGTGTAATCCCTACTTCAAACACATTTACCGAGCGGGGATTTTGGATTGGCCGCCTAAATGCATGCAGGCACGGAGCAATTAAATGCTCTTTAATCTTTTGCGCTGCTAGAAACGGGGCGTACGGTAACGCATTGTGCGGCTAATAGCGGCAATCAGTCACGCTGGTCACCGTAATCCTTGGCACGGTTTGCAGCACAAATCTTTGTTTCATcaaggatattttttttccagcatagattatttgaataatatgtaaaaataaataattgtttaatttggtGATAAGTATTTCAAACCGTTTAGCGAGTCAAGGTGTATACAGACCGAGCTGTACCTTAACGAAAAACGGTAAACGCTCGCTCTTGCTGTTGGATTGTATTGTTTAacataattcaattattttctctaataatttcattacatttcgTGTCGCTTTAATCGCAACAGAGCACCATTTACATCATGCGAAGATGACCCACCGCCGATGATGAATCATCCCTAAAACTTACAACCCCCTTCTTATTTACCAAAAACCCAGTCACCGAAGACACTTGACGTTTTGTgtaaacccccccccccccccccccccccctacctCCCACggagagcaacaacaaacgcacacaccctTACGCCAGGACGACCCCCGTACGGTGTTGGCTGTATGAGTAACTGTTTAGCAAAGGCATCTACAAAAAAATTGCGCTTCCTGTCAAAACTGCACGAAGCGAAATCTAAGTGAGCGGTGAGAACGTGCACGGGCGCACATGCGCGCACGCACCCACCGAGGCTGCTCACCCGCGCGTGGTgagcgaaacggaaaaaagtgGGCTCTCACACCAGCACGGTGGTGAGCCGCGGCGGAAAACCGCGTGAGAtgtatcgatttttctttAACGGAATGGTGTAGCGAAAAAACGGAGCGTTACGTTCCACCGTTCGCGTGGTAGTGTGTCGCGGCAGCAGTCACAAAACGCAGTCTTGTGTGTGGGGCTccggtcttttttttttaatttgaacatCCTACTCGCCGTGCCGTGTGTGCGGAAGAAATTTTTACAACGACCTTACACTCCGTGGCTTGAGCGGGGAGGGGGAGGGCGGGAGCGCGCAAATCGATTGCGGGTTTTGGTGTGTGCAGATGCAGCCAGAGGTACAACCGAAACGGGGGTTTTCGGTGTAAAACGGGCCTCGAAAACGTTCCTTTCACGGTCCTCCCCACCtctaccgtgtgtgtgtgtgtgtttgtgtgtgtgcacacacATTGGCCAGTTCTTTGTGAAGCCGTGCTCCGTGCGCTGTGggcgtgtacgtgtgcgtgcaTGCGTACGTGTGCGAGCGTGAGCGTGTATGggcggaaaaaaaaaaacacggcgaAATTGCTCGTTTCACGTGCCGTGAAGTGTGTGCATAAATCTCGGTCGGTGTTCCCACTCGGAGGCTAAACGTATTTGCCTCTACCATTACTGGAAAACGCTGCTTCGGGAAGGAATTGGCCAACGCGAAGCGAATGCCTTCGGGGCAGCAAAAGGATGTGTTGCGAGTGTGCGAAAGCTGCCCAGTTGCAGTAGCATGGTTGCGTAGTTCTCGTTGGCTAGCAGGAATCAATAGCCACTACAACGATAGCCGTAGTGTTAGACGTGAGTGCGTGGGGGCAAGAACGAAATCGGAAGGTTCAAGCAGTCGGAAAAAGGACAACTGTGCACGGTGTCCCCGCTGAATGTCTCAAACGAACTCAAGCTAAACATCAGCAGAGTTTGGTGTAGTCCGCGTGTGTCtgagaaagtgtgtgtgtgtatgtggacaTAACAGGTCCAGTGCCCAGTGAGTTCCGCGAGTTTTTGTTTCCGAAGGATATAACACCCTTAGTGGCCAGAAGTGCGCCATGCATACGTGACGCTACACCGCACCACGTACGGCGTTTGTGATGTGCGTCCAACATTGCTGAGAGTTGGTTCTGTGCATCGCAGGGAAATCCCCACGACCCAGGATATCACCATCTCTCCGTTCCTCGTCCGAGTTGGTCGTCGACCGGAAGGTTTACCAggacctccccccccccccccccggtagTAACTGCTAGTAAGCGGTAgggggaaaagcaaaaaagaacccAACGATGAGTCGCGAAGTGCAGAAAGAAAATGCAACACCCAGCACGGGTGGTACAACCGAGGGCCACCAGTACGTGGGCCCGTACCGGCTCGAGCGGACGCTCGGCAAGGGCCAGACCGGTCTGGTGAAGCTCGGTGTACACTGCGTACTCGGCAAGAAGGTGGCGATCAAGATTATTAACCGGGAGAAGCTCAGCGAGTCGGTGCTGATGAAAGTAATGGCAACACACGGAACATCCCTCCTCCCAAAACGTTCGTTCACTCTTTGTTGTCTGCGGCCGGATGTTTCGTGCACGTCCTGGGGATGCCGCAGGTCTACGTATATTGGACCGCGGTGAACTTCGGTACAAGAACTAGTGCAGAAGCAAGCATATgcgaagcgaagaaaagaaGTTTTCTGTTTACTCAccaccgctttttttttgcgtgcggAGAGTGTCCCAAGCACGAGCAACTGCGGGGCTTCTTGTCGGACATCGAAGCACCATGAAACACCCGGCCGTGGACGAACGGATGAACAGCGAACGTGCAGCGAGTtgaaactttaattaattctCTTATCctatttcttttctcttctttcaactattactactactactactactactactaccactattactactgctgctactactccTACCACTGCTCCTATACTGCTCCTTTGCCTGCTGCGATCGGGTGATGCTGATTCGATGTCATGTTGTTACCTTGCTATGCGGGTTGCATACCTTTTGCCTGCTTTTGATCATTTGGAATTTCTCCGATCCAATATCGCGAAACCCTCGCTTGGGATGCGTCCTTTTCGccattcgtttcttttttgttttcaaaaccgGGCCCACCCACCATCTTTGGCGGCTGTAGGTGGAGCGAGAAATTGCCATCATGAAGCTAATCGACCATCCACACGTCCTCGGGCTAACGGATGTGtacgaaaacagaaaataccTGTAAGTATAGGAAGATGCCCCAGACCGGGCATCGCCCTTCGCTCCTCCCCCCCCTAATTAGCATCTTTCTACTTTCCGGTTAATGCCTTCGCAACACCGTCGATTTACATCTCGCGCAGATATCTCGTACTGGAGCACGTGTCCGGTGGTGAACTGTTTGACTATCTCGTAAAGAAGGGCCGCCTAACGCCAAAGGAGGCGAGAAAGTTTTTCCGCCAGATCATCTCCGCCCTGGACTTTTGCCATTCGCACTCGATATGGTAAGTATCTCATTAAGGTGTTGTAGCGcttgctttgtgtttttttccctccccgggTGCGTTCGGTGAAACATATTGTGTGCTACAGCTAGAAACAGATGACGGAAAGGACGATGCGTTACGTTGTTCTGCGGGAACTGAATCACCACGAGGAAACAGCTTGGCATTGGCGGAAGCCAACTGAAGATATCCCCCATGCCAACTCCCGGTGTGGTCGTGAATCCTTACAACGGTGCTTACGACACAGACCAGGTGCACAATGTGTTGACcattcggtgttttttttttcacccttccATCCATTGCGGGACAGCTTGCGACACCTTTGGTGTGGTTTGCGGGATAGCACGATGGATGGTCGTAGCGCCCTTCAAATGGCACAACAGATTGTGCCAATATCGCtcccaacagaaaaaaaaaacacacacacaacccttGCCGCTCGTGCCCTACAGCACGTAGTTAACTTCGAAAGCGCCTGACATTATGTAAtgcgcacagcacagcacTCCCAAAAAGGGTTTCCTTGGTCCGCATATGTCAGacaaaagcgttttgttgcagtttttAGCATCGTGAAGGGAATAGCTTTAGTTTGGAAGTGCTCGATTTCTCGTTGCTGGCAAAAGTGCATGGACAACCAACCTCGCACCACACTCAGCATGGGTGTCTCaaaactagtgttgtgcttagcaaatcttttgagaagattcATTCAAATGAACCGAAATTGAGGAGTCATATTCATATGAGACTTAAATGAAGAGGGAACCATGTCAGGAATCAACTTCCGAAAGGAATCATCAGAGCAGTGGCGACTCAAGACCCTTAAAGCCTGTACCGTTGGGTCCATTTTTGCTAACTGATGACGGGAGCAGAGGTATCTTTCGAGATAGAGATTTAGATTCATTTattaagattcatgaatctgaatcagactCACCCAACATTGCACACAACCGTGAGGTAAAGAAATTGTGCCGAATTGCCTGCGCTGGCCCATAAAATGTTTTGCAGCGCACGGGAAAAGCCTGTACTTTGGCAGTGCTTTGCATAAACAGTGAGATCATATGTCGTGCCCGGAAGTAAAGGCAGCCGGTCGATGTCCGGGATGCCGAACACAGTGCCGTGGTCGTGACCGGTGGTTGGGTAGACGAGTGTTACGTGCCCGCTCGCGTCACCGTCCCCCGTGTGCCGCTGGttgaataattgatttatgattCGCACTTGTCGCAGGTCCTTATGCCTCCCAATGCCTAACGTGCTGGTCAACGTGCCGTTGCTAATGGGGTGGGAGAAAGGtacaacagcaacgaaaaaaaaaagaaacaaacaaacgaaagccaTTGCAAGCGACTCACGAATAAACCGCAGGATTTAACGCGCAACGTTGCGCGTTTTGTGCGATCGTTTATCGATCGTAAAAGCGAAAGCATCAACACCGAGCGGGAAGGCGTCGAataacgaaggaaaaaaaaacaacgagaaacaaacaaaaccattccaaaAAGGAGTCCAATTGAGATTttcccataaaaaaaataggcaCTTGTTGAGCGTATCTTTATCGTTGTCCTTCCTTTCGTTCCGGCATCGGGTGAATTTTGCCCCAAACTCCGTGGGACGATGTGCAGTGACGTTTGACGATGTGGCTCGCGTGGGTGTGGGGCCGGAGGTCATCTCGGTGCgcgattagttttttttgggggtgggAAGAGGAACGACGACAACGTTGAAATTTGGCCAATTACGTGTTGTCCGTAACATCTTTGGGTGAATTTTTGGGGCAgatttcgcacacacacaccgcaacGGAACGTGggggggttgttgttgttcggcGAGTTAAAATGCTGTAAAAGTGGTTGTGTGGGGGTGCGTTTTTTGGTTGTTATTTAGTGTGCGTACGTTTTTAATACAATTACGAAGGAAATTTCACCCCAAAGGTTTGGTGGAGGAAtggtggacaaaaaaaaaaggtgctgGTTGGTTAATTTTGGGCAGTGTCTTTGATGTAAAAATTGAACTTTGATCTTTGGAAAGTGTACTAAAGCTTCGCATTTAATATTGATCGAACACAAAGAACACCAGTAAaacctttttctctttttgcgAAATATCTTAGAAAAAGCTTCATCACAAAAAGGCTTCTTTCTTCAGTATGCGAGGCACACACCGGGTAGTTTCTAGATTTGAACCCGCACGACGATGTTGTGTGTAGATCAAAGCTGCGTAACGCCTTTACCAATACTGCTACGAGACCTATCCTCATACACTACCGACAATACATTGTTTTAATCCGCTTACTAACCGCTCCATCCGTACCATTTTtgtagcaaacgaaacaacgtTTCATCTCCACAGCGGTACTCTAATGTTCCCACCACGCAACCCTCAAAGCAAAAAGGGTTGTAAGAGGATTAGCTTCCTACCGTCCGTCCAGCATCGTCCCAGCATTTGGTCGATGggaaattataatttcaatGCGAATCGAATTTCGATTCCTTCATGCCCTGGCGATAAGACACAGGGATGGCAGGTCCGTTGAAGAAGGACACACAGCTCCAAGAGCACGCGTCACGATCCTATCCTGCTGGGTTGGCGTCAGTCGGATTGGTTTGTAGTCGGTGACATTATGTGTCGCATACGGCTGCCCGAAGCACTACTGCTTGCGTTTCGCggtatatgtttttaattcaatctCTAGGCGACCGTGTGCCAAGTTTACTTGCCGTGTATACATTTGCGTgcttgcatacattcaggcgctaGCACAAACAACAGAAATGTATCACATTGACGTGCTTCGGCGTGTTAATCACGAGATGCTGTGTTATGCTACAGTTGAGCGATAATATAGAATGATgccttcctttctttctttgttcgCAACACAATAAACGGAATGCACGTGGGCTAGCCAACGTGGCATATGCGCGCGTAGGTTGACGAAAGCAGTATTTCGTTCGCTGGGTGAAACATGTCACAAAGAAAAGTTTAAAGAAACTGGCACCCAAGTGCCTTGCGTGGTGCTGGAAAAGCTTCAGTCTAAGGACCAAAGAGAGGCAAAAAAACCCGAATCAAAGTATCGGAATTTTCCAGCACCATGTGAAACAAAGAGTGACGGTTCCCAGGCGCCCAAGCGTTGTTAGCCAAGAATCTTGGCAAAACGACAAACAGACGCACGCTCCGAGCCATTGTCGGTACCGTCGTGACCGTCGGCTATATCCCGCATAACTCCGGGgtagcaccaaaaaaaaggagacgCAAAACTCCAGCCAGCTTTCGCAGCAACGCAAAACCGAGAAACATTGTCTGGCGGCGTCTGCTGCTGTAGTAGTACTGTCCTCCGCAACGTGTACCgggcggctcttgggctgtgattaaattaaattacacttTATGGCACTTTGTGCCGCACTCTGGGGGACGAGATGGAaaattgtaaatgttttgattgTGGTCCAAAAAGACTCGATTCAACACAGACGTGTGGAGCGTGTGTCCATTCGTAAGGTGTGAAGCATTAGGCTTCCACTCCGGGCTGGTCGTCGATAGCCCGAGAGCTGCGTTCAGGGGCTTTTGGGGGTGCATTAAAATTCTATTCTCTATGCTCCAGCGGCATCTGTGGACACTATTGGCAGCATCATCTGGATCGGCCGGGATTTTGAGGGAAGGGATTTAAATATTGCATTtcgtaattaaatttcttcccACGATCGTATTGAAAGCGATGCTCgatacatttcatttgttgcTGACGCCATGCTTTCACAATCTACTGTATATCACCTTCCCCGATAGCCACCGGGATTTGAAGCCGGAAAATCTGTTGCTGGACGACAAGAATAACATTAAGATAGCAGATTTTGGAATGGCGTCACTGCAGCCGGCTGGCTCCATGTTGGAAACATCTTGCGGATCGCCACACTACGCTTGTCCGGAGGTGATTCGGGTAAGTAATTTTGCACTCCACTGGGGGGGCAGAAAAATGGAGGGGCGAACCTCTGCTAACCTTGATCGTATCGCGTGGATCATCGTAGGGCGAAAAGTATGATGGCCGCCGGGCGGATGTGTGGTCCTGCGGAGTAATACTGTACGCGCTGCTGGTCGGTGCACTACCGTTCGACGATGATAACCTGCGGCAGCTGTTGGAAAAGGTGAAACGAGGCGTGTTTCACATACCACACTTTGTGCCGCCGGACTGCCAGAGTTTGCTGAAGGGCATGATAGAGGTGAACCCGGAAAAGCGGCTGACTGTAAGTAGACCGTGTGGTCTAGGCTGTGTTTTCCTGgcaataatgtttgtttccccCCCGTTTTCTGGACTGTTATTACTCTCACCAGTTGGCCGAAATCAACAAACATCCGTGGGTGACTGCCGGTGGGAAGGGTGAGCTGGAGCTGGAACTGCCCATGATGGAGGTAGTCCAGACGCACGTCATCCCGAACGCGTCCTCCGTCGACACGGACGTGCTGAATGCCATCTGTTCGCTCGGTTGCTTCAAGGAGAAGGACAAATTGATACAGGAACTGCTTAGCCCACAGTAAGTAAATGAGGTCAAGCACGGTAGTTGATTCGATTTGCTGGCTGTTCGCCAGGGAAGTTTCGTCCGAATGTCGAAGAACCGTAGGCAGCGCccgaatgtatgcaaaaaaaaaaaaaaacgggggaaattaatcaatagcgacgtgtatttttatttgtttgttttgcaaccatCGCTCCGCGCAGCCACAATACGGAGAAGGTGATTTACTTCCTGCTGCTGGACCGGAAACGACGGCGACCGGCAATCGAGGACGAAGAGGACGTGCTGAGACCGCGCAACGACATCATCGAGATCGCCGACCCGCCCCGGAAACGGCTCGATACGTGCCGAATCAATGGCAGCAGCAGTCTTTCGTACGGACAGATCAGTGAGGGTTCACCGCTAACCTCACGGCGGCAGACGTTCAACAACGGCCATCGTAGTCACAGTGGCAGCACCAGCAGTGGCAGCCGTCGGTCACCGTCGTCGGTTCCACTGTCACGTAGCTCATATCAAAGTCCAACGCGCGGTGTCGTGGTCAACTCCTCGCAACCACTGAGTACGTCAACCGGATGCAGATGCGAGGGCCCTGACTTCCACGCCAGCGATTAACATTCCGCAATGctctttttgcattttgcagaTCAActccatccaccatcatcgCCGAATGCCGCCTCGAACCGACACTCCAACTACTCGCCAAGAAGCAGCACCAAGTCGCAGGTCATCGATTCCTCCTCGCCGGTCCACCATCGGGCAAACTCCGGTCCGGCCGTAACGGTTGGTCTGTTTTCGGAAACTGACTCCAACAACAGTGAGTACCTCTCAACAGGTAACAGGGAAGAATCACAGCACAACATATGCTCACATGGTCCACCCCCTCCCCATTTTCTGTCATCTTTCAGTGACATCATCAATCAATGCCATCCCGGGCTCGCCGATACTGGGCAGTCCACAACAGCTGCAGGCCGTTACTACCGGCAGCCAGCTGTGGAAGACTCGACTGACGAACATTAAGAATAGTTTCCTAGGAAGTCCGAAGTTTCATCGTAGAAAAATGCAAAGTAAGTAGTGTCATTAATTGCTATTGCTCCTTATTATTATGTTATAATGAGTACATGGTGTAGGGATGAGGATCGATATGCTAACCGTGGACGTTCTGGGGTTGTACTTAATTAATCTTATGAGTAGAGTCATTCATACGAATTTTTAGTGAGGAGTAAGTGAGGACTCTCAATAGATCCTCAgagattaattaatctttaCCGGTATCAGTCCTCAGCGGAATGACAGTTGAGACACCTTAGGGTTTGGTAGTTGTGAAAAGTTGTTCAGGTGCAGGTTATAAATGTTCTAAGTCTCCCACATCTACTTAGTTCGTGTGGTGGATGATCTGACCCTGCCTCAATGAGATTAATTATTGAGGATGCATAAATCTTagatgatttatgaatctttgctatagagattcagattcatacATCCAGAGTCATTAATCCTAATCAGATCCACCCAACAccacttacttacttataaggcgctacaaccgcttctcGGTCTTGGTCTGCtacaggagtcctctaaaccccTCGCGGTCGAGTTCCGTTgactgccaatccattatcccgacCATCCGGGCAGACGCCTCAACGCCATCATTatttcatctcaatttgggcctaccacacCTCCACGGTTCATGTGGACTACCTAATAGGCCGGGTGGGTCCGGtgttattctcatgacatgactaTCCCAATGAAGTCTATACTTTCACAAAAACGGGGCTAAAAAGCGTTAAGTAGTCAAAAGTATCTTACTGTCTAGGGCGAGGTTTAAGAGGCCTAAGAGGGTTTCtacagttttggacaaagtccatgtatTAGAGGCGTACTGGAACAATGTAAGTTCTCTAAAGTCCCAggttcgttcgtcgcgacaggtgttataagtagagaagtttcctcagacacAAAGACTGATTGTCAGCCAAAACCCTAACGAGTATCTcaacaacaatgttgtcagtgctgacttttgaccccaACACTAGTGCGTTCTGAAGACCTTAAGTTATACTAAATTTGTTCAGAGCTTCCACTTTAAGAAGTCTTGTTTTTGAAGAGTAGAAGACATACATGTTTAGTAAAATGCCTTAACATTCACGTATTGTCCACTCATCAGTATCCACAGAAGAAGTGCATCTTACTCCGGAGTCATCGCCGGAGCTGACGAAAAAGTCTTGGTTCGGGAACCTGATGACGACCGAAAAGGACGAAACGTTCACAGTATTAGTGAAGGGCAAACCGCTAGCGACGGTTAAAGCTCACCTGATCCATGCCTTTCTATCGGTAGGTAAAAGCGGGTTATGATTGCATGTGGAAGAAGTGCCGCTGGCCTTAACAAGTTCCGTAACCCATCCGGATTTTGCAGATGACTGAGCTATCGCATAGCGTCCTTTCGCCAATGTCTTTCCGTGTGGAGTACAAGCGGGGTGGTACCGGGCCGACGATGTTCCAGCGGCACGTCCGGATACAGGTCGACATCAATACGATCTGCAAGCAGGGTGACGTCGGTGACATGCTGTTCGCCATTACGTTTACGCTGATCTCCGGCAATATACGCCGGTTCCGGCGAATCTGTGAGCACATACAGGCGCAGGTCTGCTCCAAGCGTTATCCCGCGCTGAGTAGCCCGACGaaccagcacaacaacaagGTGGCAAACAGCGTGGCCGAAAGTATATCCTGTGGGTCCGATTCTAGCGATCGCATCAACTACAACAAACACGTAAGTAGAGCATAATGCGCTGGCATATGCGTTTGATCCCGATTGCGGGTCCTGGGTCGTTCGGAAGGCACTCTCACCCTGGCACTCACTCGAACGGGTGGGTGCGCTGTGTGCGTTAGTTTGTAACCTTGTCCTGCCGGCTTCCGTTTTCCGCTCAGTGCCCATCTGTTCTTCCACCTTTGCCGCTGCTCTAT
This region of Anopheles marshallii chromosome 2, idAnoMarsDA_429_01, whole genome shotgun sequence genomic DNA includes:
- the LOC128710312 gene encoding serine/threonine-protein kinase BRSK2, whose amino-acid sequence is MSREVQKENATPSTGGTTEGHQYVGPYRLERTLGKGQTGLVKLGVHCVLGKKVAIKIINREKLSESVLMKVEREIAIMKLIDHPHVLGLTDVYENRKYLYLVLEHVSGGELFDYLVKKGRLTPKEARKFFRQIISALDFCHSHSICHRDLKPENLLLDDKNNIKIADFGMASLQPAGSMLETSCGSPHYACPEVIRGEKYDGRRADVWSCGVILYALLVGALPFDDDNLRQLLEKVKRGVFHIPHFVPPDCQSLLKGMIEVNPEKRLTLAEINKHPWVTAGGKGELELELPMMEVVQTHVIPNASSVDTDVLNAICSLGCFKEKDKLIQELLSPHHNTEKVIYFLLLDRKRRRPAIEDEEDVLRPRNDIIEIADPPRKRLDTCRINGSSSLSYGQISEGSPLTSRRQTFNNGHRSHSGSTSSGSRRSPSSVPLSRSSYQSPTRGVVVNSSQPLNQLHPPSSPNAASNRHSNYSPRSSTKSQVIDSSSPVHHRANSGPAVTVGLFSETDSNNMTSSINAIPGSPILGSPQQLQAVTTGSQLWKTRLTNIKNSFLGSPKFHRRKMQISTEEVHLTPESSPELTKKSWFGNLMTTEKDETFTVLVKGKPLATVKAHLIHAFLSMTELSHSVLSPMSFRVEYKRGGTGPTMFQRHVRIQVDINTICKQGDVGDMLFAITFTLISGNIRRFRRICEHIQAQVCSKRYPALSSPTNQHNNKVANSVAESISCGSDSSDRINYNKHESDIEQETFYDTTSIGKTRRSSATSSNKNSVSSDEIEIKTVRSSSESTERERERSTERPAAMSGSALV